The DNA sequence CCTACCGGCAATGCCAATGTGCGCGCGGTTCTGGCCGCTCTGGTCAAGGCAGGCGCACTGGCCGAATTCGATACGACGCTGGCCACCGATCCAACGGCGGGCTGGCTGAAACTGCTGCCTGGCAGCGTACGGAATGAACTGCTCCGGCGGACATTTCCCGCTCCACTCGACAAGATACAGACACACCCCTTCCGGGAAGTGGCCCGCATCGCCCTGCCCAAACTTGGTTTCAAACAACTCGTCCGGCACGAACAGGGCTGGGCCAGTATCGACGCCGTTTATCAGGAATTTGATCGGCTCACGGCCCGGCGGCTTCCCAAACTCGCGGGTCAGGAAAAAGTAACGGCGGTTTATGCTTATGAAGACGGGGCGCTGAGCACCTTCAAACAGGCCAAAAAACTTGGACTCACCTGTGTTTATGATCTTCCCATTGCCTACTGGGAACTGGGGCGCAAGCTGATGTTTGAAGAGGCCGACCGACTACCCGCCTGGGCAGCTACGCTCGGGGGTGGTATTCAGGATTCGGCGGCCAAGCTGGAACGCAAAACGCAGGAACTGGAACTGGCCGATATTGTCGTTGGGCCCGGCTCGTTCGTGATGGATTCCATCCCGGCCTGGGCCTCGGACAAGCAGACAGTCATGGCACCCTTCGGATCGCCAATCACAACCGCCCCCCGGCGGACGCTAGCCAGCACGACCAACCGACCGCTGCGGGTACTGTTCGTTGGCTCCATGGGCCAACGGAAAGGACTGGGTGATCTGTTTGAAGCCGTAAAGCTGCTCAACCGGCCCGACCTGGAACTCGTTGTTATGGGTTCGCCCCTGGCACCGATGGACTTTTACCGGTCGCAGTTAGCCAGCTTCACGTATGAAGCGGGCCGGCCGCACGACCAGGTACTGGCGCTCATGCGCTCCTGCGACGTATTCTGCCTGCCATCCATTGTCGAAGGCCGTGCACTGGTGATGCAGGAAGCCATGAGTCAAGGGTTACCGGTGATCATTACGCCGAACACGGGCGGGGCCGACCTGGTGCAGGAAGGCAAAACCGGCTTTCTGGTTCCCATCCGGTCGCCGGAAGCGATTGCCGAAAAGCTGGCGTGGTTCCTCGACAACCGGAACCGCATTGCCGACATGGGCAATCTGGCACAGGCGCACGCCGAAACATACACCTGGAATGGCTATGGCCAGACGGTAGTCGACGCGCTGCGTGCCTTTCATCAAAAGCAGGATAAGCCTCAACGTATGGCTGTCCAACCATCTTAATAGACTCAAATGTCAGTGACAAACTTTCCCGCACAGGCAGCCTACGACCGGCCGGTAACCATCCCGCTCCGTCGGCAGCCCGCGCCCGAACCAGCCGATCCCAATCGCTGGCTAAAGCGGGGGATATGGCTGTATTTCTGGCTGCTTATTCTCGAAGGCGGGCTACGTAAGTGGGTATTACCGGGTCTGGCCACGCCCCTACTCATCGTGCGTGACCCCATTGCGATCGCGCTGATCTTTATGGCCTGGAAGAGCGGCCAGCTTCGGCTCAATGTCTACATGATAGGCATGGTACTGCTCGGTATTCTTGGCATTTACACCGCTATTATTTTCGGCCACGGTAATATGACTGTAGCGCTATTTGGCGCGCGTATCCTGCTGTTTCACTTCCCCCTGATGTTCATCATCGGGGATATTTTCGACCGGGAAGACGTCATCAAACTGGGAAAGGTTACGGTTTACATCTCCATTCCCATGGCCATTCTCATTGCCCTCCAGTTCTACAGCCCGCAGTCGGCCTTTGTGAACCGGGGCGTCGGGGGCGACATGGCCGGGGCGGGTTTCGACGGGGCTATGGGTTATTTCCGGCCACCAGGAACCTTTTCGTTTACCAACGGACTCCACCTCTTTTTCGGGTTCGCGGGCATTTTCATCTTTTACTTCTGGCTCGAGTCGGCGGGCATCAACCGGCTGATTCTGCTGGCAGCAACGGCGGGCCTGGCCTCGGCCATTCCGTTTTCCATCAGCCGTAGTCTGTTGCTATTCGTTGCCATTGACTTTTTCTTCGTTGCCATTGCCATCGTCCGTAACCCCCGCTATGTAGGGCGGCTAGTGGCGTTTCTGATCGTGGCCCTCATCGGAGTGGCGGCTTTGAGCCAGGTTAGCGTCCTGCAAACGCCCATCGAAGCTTTCACCTCCCGGTTCGAGAGCGCGAGTGGTGTAGAAGGCGGACTCTCCGGCTCGCTGGGCGATCGCTGGTTGGGTGGCCTGTTTGGCGCGGTCGGTGATGCATTCGACCAACCCTTCTGGGGGCATGGACTCGGCATGGGTACCAACGCCGGCAGTACGTTGCTCACGGGCGGTTCCAAATCCTTCCTGATCGCCGAGGGCGAATGGGGGCGGGTTATTGGCGAGATGGGGCCGCTTATGGGGCTTACCCTGATTTTACTGCGGGTGATCCTGAGCCTGAAATTCGTGGCAATTGGCTATCAAAAACTCGTAGCGGGCAACTTCCTGCCCTGGGTGTTGATTGGCTACCTGCTCATGATGGTACCGCAGGCGCAGTGGGCACAGCCTACCGCGCTGGGTTTCAGCACCCTGATAGGCGGGCTATTTATGGCGTCACTTCGCCAACCGAAGCCCAAACCAGTACTCAACAACCAGTAACACATACTATGAAGCGCGTCGTTTTAATCGGAAATTATCCGCCAGACAAACAAGAGAGCATGGAGCGCTTTGCGCAGATGCTCTACGCGGGGTTTCGGTCCGTGGGCGTCGACGCCGAGATCTGGCGTCCTGCCGTTGTACTGGGTAAGTGGGCTAAATCGACCGATTCGGGTCTGGGCAAATGGATCGGGTATATCGACAAGTGGATTTTGTTTCCGCTGCTGCTGCGGTGGCGCCTGACGGCCCGCCATAACGCGTATGCAGAGGTACGGTTCCACATCTGCGACCACTCCAATGCGCCTTATCTGGGTCACCTCCCCCTCGATCAAACGGGTATTACGTGTCACGATGTGCTGGCTATTCGCGGAGCGCTCGGGTATGAAGATGCGTACTGCCCCGCGTCGAGCTTCGGTAAGATTCTGCAGCAGTGGATTTTGCACCACTTGAGCCGGGCCAAAATACTGGCTACCGTATCAAAGTTCACGCTGACGCAGTTGCAGGAACTGGCACCGGGTCACCCAACGCCGGATCAGGACTGGCGGGTTATTTATAACGCCTTCAACAACGATTTCCGACCCATGCCAGACGATGAAGCCCGGACGTTGCTGCACGAGAAAGGCATCAACCTGGGCGAGTCGTTCATCCTGCACGTGGGTTCCGGGATGGCGCGCAAGAACCGCCGGATGCTGCTGGATATGGTTGCCGTCCTTGGCAACCGCTGGACCGGCTCAATCTGCTACGCGGGTCATACCGTAGACAGCGAGCTACTGGCCCTGGCCCAGTCGCTGGGCCTACAAGACCGGCTGGTGTCGGTCACCGGACCCGACCATGAGACGCTGGTGGCACTTTACAGTACCTGCACCGCGTTTATCTTTCCGTCGTTTTCGGAAGGCTTCGGCTGGCCGCTCATTGAAGCCCAGGCCTGCGGTGCCCCTGTCATTACCAGTACCATCGAGCCCATGCCGGAAGTGAGTGGCGGTGCTGCCCTGTACGCCAGCCCGACCGAGCCGCTGGCATTCGCCAAAGCGCTACTCAGCCTGCAGGACGAAACGATCCGCTCCGGTTTTGTACGGTGGGGTTTTGAGAATGCGGCCAAGTTTGAACCCGAACGGATCATGAACCAGTACCTCGCCATTCACGACCTGGAGCCGATCCCTGTTAGCTGATTATGTTACTAAAACTGCTTACGTTTCTATTGCCCTGGTCGTTGCGCCGACGTGCCCTGAACAGCTGGTTCGGCTTCGACATTCACCCAACAGCCCGCATTGGGCTGGCCTGGGTGTTTCCAACCAAGCTCATCATGAAAGCGCATGCCAACATCGATCACCTTACGGTAGCCATCAACCTGGATCAGATCCACATGGGCGAGAAGTCATCAATTGGACGGGGCAACTGGATTACGGGTTTTTCGAAAGATTCGGACTCGCTTCATTTTAAACACCAGGCGGCTACCCGCCGACCTGAGTTGTGGCTGGGTGAGTCAGCGTCGGTCAACAAAGATCACCACCTCGACTGTACCAACCGGATCGAGATTGGTCGTTTCGCCACCATTGCCGGGTACCAGTCGCAGTTTCTGACCCACTCGATCAACGTCGAGGACAATATTCAGGATAGCCGACCCATCATCATTGGCGACTACACCTTCGTGGCCACCAACGTAGTGATTCTGGGCGGCTCTGTTTTGCCGAACTACTCGGTACTGGGCGCTAAATCGTTACTCAACAAGGCTTTCTCCGACGAGTGGATGCTGTATGGCGGGGTACCGGCCAAAGCGCTGAAAGAAGTACCAAAGAGTGCCAAATATTTCACGCGTACCGATGGGTTCGTCATTTGACAACCGGATCAACACGCCAGAAAACAACGTAATCAATGACTGTTCTTCATATAGTTGCCGGCATGGACCCCAAAACGGGTGGTGTTTGTCAGGCCATCCGCACGATCATCAACGGACTCGCTGAGTTGGGTATAGCCAACGAAGTCGCCAGCGTTGACGCACCGGGTTCGCCTTACCTGGCCGATTACCCATTCCCGATCCACGCGCTGGGGCCAGCCACCAACGCCTGGCACTATAGCGCCCGGATGGTACCCTGGCTGGTGGATAATCTGAACCGCTTCGACCGGGTCATTGTGCACGGCCTGTGGCTATACCACAGCTATGCCGCCCGCAAAGCCATCAAACAGCTCAAACGCGACCCGGCTACGGCGGGTCAGACACCCAAACTGTTCATCATGCCCCACGGTATGCTGGACCCCTGGTTTCAGGAGGCCAAAGGCCGGGAGCTCAAAGCTGCTCGTAACTGGTTGTATTGGAAATTGATTGAAGATCAGGTCGTCAATAACGCCGACGGTATGCTGTTCACCTGCGAAGAGGAGCTGTTGCTGGCCCGCAAGCCTTTCCGTCCCTACCAGCCCAGCCGGGAAATCAACGTGGGCTACGGCATCGATAGCGCACCGGCCTACACACCGGCAATGACAACGGCCTTTCTGTCCACGTGTCCGGAAGTAACCAACCAGCCTTACCTGCTGTTCCTGAGCCGCATTCACATGAAAAAAGGCGTCGATCTGCTGATCAAGGCCTACGCAGCGGTGAAAGAAGCCCGAGCGAAAACAGGGCAGTCGACACCCAAGCTGGTCATTGCCGGGCCGGGGCTGGAAACCGCTTACGGGCAGAGCATGCAGCAGCTGGTCAACGAGAATCCGCTGCTCAAAGACGACGTTATTTTCCCCGGCATGCTCACGGGCAACGCCAAATGGGGGGCTTTTTACGGCTGTAGCGCGTTTGTCCTGCCCAGCCACCAGGAGAATTTCGGCATTGCCGTTGTCGAAGCGCTGTCGTGCGGCAAGCCGGTCCTGATTTCGAACCAGGTCAACATCTGGCGGGAGATCGAATCGGCATCCGGTGGCTTCGTCGCCCCGAATACGGTCGAAGGCACGCGGCAAACGCTGGAAGCCTGGCTTAACCTGCCCGCTGATCAAAAGGAGCGCATGGAGCGACAGGCCCGGCATACGTTCGCGGATTATTTTTATATCAATCCGGCGGCCACCCGAATGGCCGAAGCCCTCAGCGCCTAAACAACGAAAGAGTTCGTACCAACATGGTAATGGTTAATCAAGATACATTCACGGGCCCTTCGTTTTCTCTGAAAAACCGAATAGCGCGGGCCGTTTGGGGCATCGTTTCAGCTTTATTTTTCCGGCTGTCGCCCCGGCCGTTTCATGCCTGGCGGTCGTTCGTGCTACGTTGTTTCGGGGCCAAAATAGGGCGCGGGGTGCACGTATACCCAAATGCCAAAATCTGGGCACCCTGGAACCTGGACCTCGCCGATGAGTCCGGTGTCGCCAACGGTGCCATCCTGTACTCGATGGCGACAATCACGATTGGCCGGCGGGCAGTGGTATCGCAGGGAGCGCATATCTGCGCGGGTACCCACGATTACACCCGGCCGGGTTCTCCCCTGGTGGCTATGCCCATTACCATCGGTGAACTGGCCTGGGTAGCCGCCGAAGCCTTCGTGCATCCTGGCGTAACCATTGGCGATGGGTGCGTCATTGGTGCCCGGTCGGTCGTGACCAAAGACATGCCCGCCTGGACAGTATGTGCCGGTCACCCCTGCAAGCCGTTGAAAGAGCGGATTCTGCAGGAAGTAAACGCCTGAGTCGCTACGGGCAGCCGGCGATCTTCCCGGCAGGAAGGATCGCCTTAATTTGATTGAACATGAAAAATATTGAAGTAACCTTCTTTTATCGGAAGCCAATCCCATCGTTCCATTTCAGTATCGAGCGGATTTTTGACGACATCAAAGAAGCGTTGGATAAGGATATTGTTTTTACCAGAAAAAAGATGCCTTTTTTCTGTGAAAGCCGGAATAACCTCCTGAAAAATATACGCTGGTCATCCAAAGAACAGGGACCGATCAACCACATCACCGGTGACATTCATTACATAGCCCTGGGTTTGCCCAAGAAGAATACTATCCTGACGATCCATGACATCAACTTCATGAAGCGCAGGAACCCGATTAAAGTAGCCGAATCCTATTTGCTCTGGCTCCTGCTGCCGGTCATGAAGTCCCGGATCGTTACGGTCGTATCGGAAGAAACCAAGAAAGATATTTTGAAACGGGTACCGTTTTCGGAGGATAAGATTCGGGTGATTCCCAACTTCTACGATCCCCGCTACAAACCGTCGCCCAAAGAATTCAACAAGCAGAAACCCGTTATCCTGCAGATCGGCACCCGGAAAAACAAAAACATGGAGCGGGTAATTGAAGCCATTACCGGCATCGATTGTACCCTTGTCGTGATCGGCAAGTACGAGCGGGACCTGGAAGACCTGCTGAAAAGCAACCAGATCGACTACCGCTGGAAAGAGAACCTGTCCGACGCCGAAGTGATGGATGAATACACCCAGTGTGACCTGCTGTGCTTTGTGTCGACGGTGGAGGGTTTCGGCATGCCGATTCTGGAAGCGCAGGCCATCGGACGTGCCGTGATCACGAGCAACGTATCGTCGATGCCCGAAGTAGCCGGAGACAGCGCCCTGCTGGTCGATCCTTTCAACGTGCAGGCCATCCGCGACGGAATCCTGACGCTGATCAACGACGATGCCCGCCGGGAAGAGCTCGTTAGGCGGGGATTTGAAAATATAAAACGGTACGAGATTCAGCACATCGCCAATATGTACCGTGATCTGTACTACGAAATTTACGCCAACGCCTGATCACCGCAGGACTCACAACCGATTGACCATGGATAGACATACGCTTGTTTCGACCGTACCAACTGACCACCGCTCCTCACAGAGCGTCTCCAATGCGGTACCGGCAATGATTTCGGTGCTCATTCTCACCAAAAACGAAGAGCAGGATTTGCCGGGCTGCCTGAAATCGGTAAGCTGGAGCGACGATGTGCACGTTTTCGACTCCTGCAGCAACGACAGAACCGTCGACATTGCGCAGCAGGCCGGTGCCCACGTCACAATCCGCCCCTTTGATGGCTATGCTTCGCAACGCAACGCGGCCCTTGGCGCGGCCTTCACGAATGACTGGATTCTGATTCTGGATGCCGATGAGCGGGTACCGCTGGAACTCGTTACCGAACTGACAAAGCGTATTCAGCAGGCCGGCCCGGAGGTGAGCGGATTTCGGATCAGACGGCGTGACTATTTCAACAATACCTGGCTCAAACACTCCCAGATGACGCCCTTTTACGTCCGGCTGGTTCGGAAAGGGAAAGCCCATTACCACCGGGAGATCAACGAGGTATTGCAGGTAGACGGTACTATTCAGGACGTCGACGGCTACTTCGAGCACTATCCTTTCTCGAAAGGGTTATCACACTGGCTCAGCAAACACAACGTATACTCAACGCTGGAAGCCAAACGCTGGATTGAAGAGAACAGTGGCACCATTGAATTTTCCCTGAAAAAAGCCCTCTTCAGCAAGGATTTTGGTGAGAAGCGGTACCACCAGAAAGGACTGTTCTACAAAATTCCCGGCCGGCCAGTCATCAAATGGCTCTACATGGTTATCTGGCGTCGCTCCTTCCTGGACGGGTATGCCGGCATTACGAATGCCACGCTTCAGGCCATCTATGAGTACTTCATCGTCATCAAAACGAAGGAAATGCTAACGAAACGGACCCCGTAGGACCGCATCGGCAGTACGCTTTCGCCAACTTAATCTCGTACGTGTTTTGCGCAGTCGAATAGTCAGTTTGTGTATGGTTGTGGGCGTAGCGGTTGTGTTCTATTTCAGCTGGATACCCGAGCCCCGCCTGGGTCTGTCGAACTACGTACCCGCCTGGTTGAGTGCGTGGACCGATAAGGACACCAACATGAACCTGCGCACAGCCATTCCCTTCGTTTTTCTGGGTTTGCTGGTAGCCGTCTGGCTGCTGAGAACCCACCAGCCCTGGTACCAGTGGGTGACCGGGTGGCTCCTGCTGGTCGCTGTTGTTGTTATTGCCGAAGCGGGTCAGTTACTGCTGCCCCTTCGCCACTTCGACTGGGGCGACATTGGCTGGGGAGCCGCTGGGGCAGCAGCGGGCCTGCTTCCCTGCTTCCTGGTTTATACCCTGGTGCGACTGACAAAAATCGCCCACTGACTTTTGTTCACCAACCCGATCGATAGCCCATGCCATTGCGCGCGACGCCAGCCAGGCCAACCGAGCGTATAGTACCCCATTTACCTGTTAACGGATAGCCCAACGGCAGTAAACTCAACAATTTCAACACCTGAATTATGGATGCCAAACGAGTTCTTATTTACAGTCAGACGTTTTCGCCCGATCACAGCGGCATCTCGATCTATGCCTCTGACTTTGCCTTCTACTGCGCCGAGAACGGTTGCGAGGTAGATGTCATTACCGGTTTTCCGTTCTATCCCCAATGGAAGAAAAAGAAGGAAGATGAAGGCAAATTATTCGCTACAGAGACGATCAAAAATGTGAAAGTACACCGGGGCTACCTCTACGTACCGCACAATCCGTCGGCCATGCAGCGGATCATGCACGAGTTGTCGCTGGTGTTCTTTGCCTTCATCAACTCCTTCCGCGTTAAACGCCCCGATGTAATCGTGGTGTTCACAACGCCCGTCCTGCTGGGTGTGCTGGCCGCGTTCATGAACATTTTCTGGCGTCGCAAGCTGGTCATCAACGTCCAGGATTTCCAGGTCGAAGCCGCTTACTCGCTGGGCATGCTCAAAGGCTCAACCATGCTCAAAGCCATCAACGCGCTGGAGTTGTGGAGTTATAAGAAAGCCGACTACGTATCCAGCATTTCAGGTAGTATGCTCGACCTGCTCCGGGATCGCAAAAAGTTACCTGCCAACAAAGTACTGTTCTGGCCCAACTGGACGCATGACGACAAGAAAGAGGCAACGCCTATCCAGCCGGGTCTGTTTCGCCGGAAGTTTAACTTCTCTGACTCGACCAAACTGATCGGCTATGCGGGTAACGTGGGTAAAAAGCAGGGCCTCGATATCCTGCTGGATACGGCCGTTGAGTTTGCGCACGACAAAAGCCTTCAGTTCCTGATCATTGGAGAAGGTGCCGATCTGGAACGACTGAAAGAGTATGCCCGGACGAAGCAGATCATGAACGTGAAATTCATGCCGTTTCTTAACGCGCAGGAGTACCAGGAGTTCCTGGCCGATGTCGACGCGGTCTTCATCTCCCAGGTGAAGGTACCATTCGACATTTACTTCCCGTCGAAACTGCTCGGTATCATGGCCATGCGCCAGTTGCTGATCGTCAACGCCGATGTTAACTCGGAACTGTACAAGACCACGAGTAAGAATGATCTGGCCCTGGTGAGCGACTACGGCCGAATTGATACGCTCAAGCAGTATGTCAACATGGTGCTGGAAAACGATCCTGCTATCGACGGCTACAAAGCAAAAGCCGAGCGGTTCGTTACTCAGTTTGGCCGCGACGTCGTTCTCTCGCAAATCCTGAACGACCTAACGGGTGTATCAGCGGCAGAGCCGGTGGTCAACGAAGCCGTTACGTATCAATACCGGTAGCTGATTCGTGCGTCTTTCCGGTGGTCCGGAAGGACGCACACTTGTTTAATCACCTTACGCCTTTCTCCAACCCGTTACCCATCCAACTTATGGCCACAAACTATACGATTACTATCAATCAACTAGTTTGGAATCATGAGAAATACGACCGTAAGACTGTATTGGCTGGATATTATTCGTGGAATTGCGTCGCTGAGCGTTGTACTCTGGCACTGGCAGCATTTTTTCTACGACGCTACGTTATCGACCATATCAATGGCCGAGATCGACAAAAGTCAGTATCCACTCTACTCCGTCCTCTGGCCGTTTTATGAACAAGGTTCGCGCGCAGTCGAATTATTTTTCACCTTGTCCGGCTTTATTTTTTTCTGGCTTTACGGAGCGCGCATCACAAACCGACAGGTTGGTTTCAGGAACTACATGGCGCTGCGCGTGTCGCGGCTATATCCGCTACACCTGCTGACGCTGGCGGTGGTCATTGCCGGTCAGGTATACATTCATTACCTGCGGGGCTGGTATTTTGTCTATGACGACTACAGTGCGGGCGCCTTCCTGGCGAATCTGACCCTCACGCATCGCTGGTTCTCGTCCAGCTACACGTTCAACGGTCCCGTCTGGTCGGTATCAATCGAGTTGTTGCTGTATATTATTTTCTTTGCCTTCTGCTTCATCCGGTTCAAAAACTGGTGGCAGGCTGCGGCCTTTATTGCCATTGGCTGGGGGCTGCGAAATACGCGGTTCGACTCGGTTGGCCAGGGTATGATGTCTTTCTTCGCCGGCGGCATAGCGAGCTACCTGTTCGCCTGGCTCATGCACCACGCCGACCGGCAAAAGCGACTGCTGTTTTCGCTGGCGCTGCCCGTAACCATAGGGGTTGCCCTCGCCCTGACCTACGGGGCCAACGTATCGATGCCGGCTTACTTTTACGAACTCCTTTTGTTCCCACTGGGTATTACGACCATTGCCGTACTGGAAGCAACGGTAGGGCCGGGACCAGGCAGGCACTTTGTGTTTATCGGTAACATCAGTTACTCAAGTTACCTGTGGCACTTTCCGTTACAACTAGCGTTTGTTATCGGCGCGCAATTTATGGCGCTGGATAGGTCTATTTTTACGTATCCCCTGATGCTGGCCTTTTTTTACATAGTGCTTATTTTGGTATCGCTGGCCAGTTACTACGGTTTTGAAATGCCCGTGCAAAACTACCTGCGTAAAAAATGGATTCCGGCGAAGCCACCCCGCCCAGCTGCCGTACTCACCTAGCGAAACTATACAGCAATTCACTGGCTATCAGCCCATTGAACAGCTGATATTGTATAGTGAATGGTCGTTTTCGTGCCTGGCCAATAAATTGATGCTATGTCGATTCATTGGTCAGGCACGAATTTTTGGTTAATACAACCCGCGTTGTTTTCACCACCAAGTGGTGCTGTTCAGCCAAATAGCGATGTCCATAACACCGGCGATTACGCTAAAGGCAGACGCTTGATGATGCGGGTACAAGGACAGAAAACTCTTTTGCTGCATTAGTCCGTTTACTACCTTATACAACCCAAAATAAAGGCGATAGCCATTCATTGATTTGGCTTATCCACATGGCTGTAACAGCGTAGCCACGCGCGCGCTAAAGCCATAGCGTATCCCTCTGTAGATGTCATGAACGAACGTAAATACGCAGTACTGCTGCTCTTTTTCATCAGCGGTATCTTCGGTCAGCTGGCCTCTGCCCAAACTGAAAACCGGACAACCTTATCGAGCGATGTCGTCTCGTTTTCGTTTACCTTACCCGCCAGTGCCCGGACTAGTGCGGGTGTCTATGCCAAAGACAGTACGCTTCTCCGAACGCTCTGGAGCGGGGTAAGTTACCCGGCGGGTACGCACCAGCAAACCTGGGACGGTCTGGACGACGAAGGCCGGCTCGTGGCCGATGGCAGCTATACCGTACAGGTGCTGTCCAACAATGTCACCTACACCTGGGAGGGCGTAATTGGCAACACCTCCTACGGCATCAGTCAGGGGAACAACGTTCAGCGGGCCTTTCTGCGAACCCACGGG is a window from the Spirosoma rigui genome containing:
- a CDS encoding glycosyltransferase family 4 protein, which translates into the protein MNVVLTHPTGNANVRAVLAALVKAGALAEFDTTLATDPTAGWLKLLPGSVRNELLRRTFPAPLDKIQTHPFREVARIALPKLGFKQLVRHEQGWASIDAVYQEFDRLTARRLPKLAGQEKVTAVYAYEDGALSTFKQAKKLGLTCVYDLPIAYWELGRKLMFEEADRLPAWAATLGGGIQDSAAKLERKTQELELADIVVGPGSFVMDSIPAWASDKQTVMAPFGSPITTAPRRTLASTTNRPLRVLFVGSMGQRKGLGDLFEAVKLLNRPDLELVVMGSPLAPMDFYRSQLASFTYEAGRPHDQVLALMRSCDVFCLPSIVEGRALVMQEAMSQGLPVIITPNTGGADLVQEGKTGFLVPIRSPEAIAEKLAWFLDNRNRIADMGNLAQAHAETYTWNGYGQTVVDALRAFHQKQDKPQRMAVQPS
- a CDS encoding glycosyltransferase family 4 protein yields the protein MKRVVLIGNYPPDKQESMERFAQMLYAGFRSVGVDAEIWRPAVVLGKWAKSTDSGLGKWIGYIDKWILFPLLLRWRLTARHNAYAEVRFHICDHSNAPYLGHLPLDQTGITCHDVLAIRGALGYEDAYCPASSFGKILQQWILHHLSRAKILATVSKFTLTQLQELAPGHPTPDQDWRVIYNAFNNDFRPMPDDEARTLLHEKGINLGESFILHVGSGMARKNRRMLLDMVAVLGNRWTGSICYAGHTVDSELLALAQSLGLQDRLVSVTGPDHETLVALYSTCTAFIFPSFSEGFGWPLIEAQACGAPVITSTIEPMPEVSGGAALYASPTEPLAFAKALLSLQDETIRSGFVRWGFENAAKFEPERIMNQYLAIHDLEPIPVS
- a CDS encoding acyltransferase; protein product: MLLKLLTFLLPWSLRRRALNSWFGFDIHPTARIGLAWVFPTKLIMKAHANIDHLTVAINLDQIHMGEKSSIGRGNWITGFSKDSDSLHFKHQAATRRPELWLGESASVNKDHHLDCTNRIEIGRFATIAGYQSQFLTHSINVEDNIQDSRPIIIGDYTFVATNVVILGGSVLPNYSVLGAKSLLNKAFSDEWMLYGGVPAKALKEVPKSAKYFTRTDGFVI
- a CDS encoding glycosyltransferase, with the protein product MTVLHIVAGMDPKTGGVCQAIRTIINGLAELGIANEVASVDAPGSPYLADYPFPIHALGPATNAWHYSARMVPWLVDNLNRFDRVIVHGLWLYHSYAARKAIKQLKRDPATAGQTPKLFIMPHGMLDPWFQEAKGRELKAARNWLYWKLIEDQVVNNADGMLFTCEEELLLARKPFRPYQPSREINVGYGIDSAPAYTPAMTTAFLSTCPEVTNQPYLLFLSRIHMKKGVDLLIKAYAAVKEARAKTGQSTPKLVIAGPGLETAYGQSMQQLVNENPLLKDDVIFPGMLTGNAKWGAFYGCSAFVLPSHQENFGIAVVEALSCGKPVLISNQVNIWREIESASGGFVAPNTVEGTRQTLEAWLNLPADQKERMERQARHTFADYFYINPAATRMAEALSA
- a CDS encoding LbetaH domain-containing protein — protein: MVNQDTFTGPSFSLKNRIARAVWGIVSALFFRLSPRPFHAWRSFVLRCFGAKIGRGVHVYPNAKIWAPWNLDLADESGVANGAILYSMATITIGRRAVVSQGAHICAGTHDYTRPGSPLVAMPITIGELAWVAAEAFVHPGVTIGDGCVIGARSVVTKDMPAWTVCAGHPCKPLKERILQEVNA
- a CDS encoding glycosyltransferase family 4 protein; the encoded protein is MKNIEVTFFYRKPIPSFHFSIERIFDDIKEALDKDIVFTRKKMPFFCESRNNLLKNIRWSSKEQGPINHITGDIHYIALGLPKKNTILTIHDINFMKRRNPIKVAESYLLWLLLPVMKSRIVTVVSEETKKDILKRVPFSEDKIRVIPNFYDPRYKPSPKEFNKQKPVILQIGTRKNKNMERVIEAITGIDCTLVVIGKYERDLEDLLKSNQIDYRWKENLSDAEVMDEYTQCDLLCFVSTVEGFGMPILEAQAIGRAVITSNVSSMPEVAGDSALLVDPFNVQAIRDGILTLINDDARREELVRRGFENIKRYEIQHIANMYRDLYYEIYANA
- a CDS encoding glycosyltransferase family 2 protein; this translates as MDRHTLVSTVPTDHRSSQSVSNAVPAMISVLILTKNEEQDLPGCLKSVSWSDDVHVFDSCSNDRTVDIAQQAGAHVTIRPFDGYASQRNAALGAAFTNDWILILDADERVPLELVTELTKRIQQAGPEVSGFRIRRRDYFNNTWLKHSQMTPFYVRLVRKGKAHYHREINEVLQVDGTIQDVDGYFEHYPFSKGLSHWLSKHNVYSTLEAKRWIEENSGTIEFSLKKALFSKDFGEKRYHQKGLFYKIPGRPVIKWLYMVIWRRSFLDGYAGITNATLQAIYEYFIVIKTKEMLTKRTP
- a CDS encoding VanZ family protein, which encodes MRSRIVSLCMVVGVAVVFYFSWIPEPRLGLSNYVPAWLSAWTDKDTNMNLRTAIPFVFLGLLVAVWLLRTHQPWYQWVTGWLLLVAVVVIAEAGQLLLPLRHFDWGDIGWGAAGAAAGLLPCFLVYTLVRLTKIAH
- a CDS encoding glycosyltransferase family 4 protein; the protein is MDAKRVLIYSQTFSPDHSGISIYASDFAFYCAENGCEVDVITGFPFYPQWKKKKEDEGKLFATETIKNVKVHRGYLYVPHNPSAMQRIMHELSLVFFAFINSFRVKRPDVIVVFTTPVLLGVLAAFMNIFWRRKLVINVQDFQVEAAYSLGMLKGSTMLKAINALELWSYKKADYVSSISGSMLDLLRDRKKLPANKVLFWPNWTHDDKKEATPIQPGLFRRKFNFSDSTKLIGYAGNVGKKQGLDILLDTAVEFAHDKSLQFLIIGEGADLERLKEYARTKQIMNVKFMPFLNAQEYQEFLADVDAVFISQVKVPFDIYFPSKLLGIMAMRQLLIVNADVNSELYKTTSKNDLALVSDYGRIDTLKQYVNMVLENDPAIDGYKAKAERFVTQFGRDVVLSQILNDLTGVSAAEPVVNEAVTYQYR
- a CDS encoding acyltransferase family protein yields the protein MRNTTVRLYWLDIIRGIASLSVVLWHWQHFFYDATLSTISMAEIDKSQYPLYSVLWPFYEQGSRAVELFFTLSGFIFFWLYGARITNRQVGFRNYMALRVSRLYPLHLLTLAVVIAGQVYIHYLRGWYFVYDDYSAGAFLANLTLTHRWFSSSYTFNGPVWSVSIELLLYIIFFAFCFIRFKNWWQAAAFIAIGWGLRNTRFDSVGQGMMSFFAGGIASYLFAWLMHHADRQKRLLFSLALPVTIGVALALTYGANVSMPAYFYELLLFPLGITTIAVLEATVGPGPGRHFVFIGNISYSSYLWHFPLQLAFVIGAQFMALDRSIFTYPLMLAFFYIVLILVSLASYYGFEMPVQNYLRKKWIPAKPPRPAAVLT